The Prochlorococcus sp. MIT 0801 genomic sequence TAGAACATTTATAATGCCTGGTCAATCTTTAAGAAAACGCTCAGTGCGTCAGAAGCTAAACGCTATGAGTACAGAATTTAAAAATAAAAATGTATTGATAGTTGATGATTCAGTGGTTAGAGGAACCACATCTCAGCAAATCGTTCAAATGGCAAGAAGTGCTGGGGCTAATAAAGTGACTTTTACTTCTGCTGCACCACCAATTAGATATCCACATGTTTACGGAATTAATATGCCAAGTAGGAATGAATTGATCGCTTATAATAGAGATATAAAACAAATAGAAAATAATTTATTTATTGATAAAATGATTTATCAAGAAGTAGACGATCTTACTAAAGCTATTACGCAAGGTTCTAGAATAAAGGAATTAGATTTATCTTGCTTTACAGGAAAATATGTTACTGGAACAGTCACTGATGAATATTTAACTTGGGTTGAAAAAACATCTTTGTCTTAATTTTGTTCTGGTAATTTCATTGAAAAACTAGATTTTAAAAACTCATTATTGTTTAATTCTATATTTAATCTATTCTGTTTTTTATATGAACTATTATCAATTTGATCGGTTTTTAATTTTTGATATTTAGCATTATCAGTGCTAATATAAACGTGTTTATTATTTATAAAACAATCAATTACTCTTTCTTTAATTGTTTTATTATCTTTAAAATGTATTCCCATTGTTCCTAATGCTCCTTTTTTGGAAATAGTTATTTCTTTAATTGAATGTTTTATGAAATAACCTTTATTAGTTATTAAAATTAAATCTTTATTTTGTTTTTTTTCTTCTTCTTTGAAACTTAAGGCTTTAACTATATTTTCATTTGGAAATAATTTTATTATATTTGTTCCTTGAGCTAATTTGCTCATCAATGGGAAATCATTTTCTACTATTTTAATTTTAATAATTCTTCCAATATCACTCACTATATACAAATAGCTATTCTCTTTACAAAGAATGCAAGATTGAAGCTTTACACTGTCTTTTAATTTTAAAATCGTAGTTGACCGATTAGAAATATCACTAATCTCATTGATTGAAATTCTTTTAAACTTTCCATCAGTACTTATTAATCCTATACTTATATCTTGTATTTCTGTTAGTGGAATAAGATTAATTATTTTATCATTTTCTAAACCTGCTGGTAAAAATCGTTTTAGAGGGCCGGGTTTTTGTCCTGCAAATTCCCACTTAATAAGACCTATTTTACCTTCTTGACTAACGGCTAATATTTTGGGCTCATCTTTAATTGGCCATATTAGCTTTGCAGGGAGAATATCTTTTCTTTCTTGATCACTTTCTTTTAACTTTAATTTTTTTATTGTTAGTGAAGGAACTATTTTTATTTCATTATTCGATTGTATAATTATTTCAGAATCCGTTGATAATTCTTTTAACGCATTTATTCTTTGAAGTTCTTTATTTGGTCTTTGATTTGCCATTTTTTCAGCAATAAGAGCATCTCCACCTTCTATTAATTTTGTTCTTCTTTTACTACCAAATCTTTTTTTAAGATCTTTTAGCTCTTTAATCATAACTTTCATTAAATTTTCTTTGTTATTAATTATCAATTCGAGTTCTGCTCTCTTATTTTTTAAATCTTTTATTTCATTCTTTAGAGAATCTTTTTCGAGACTTGTAATTTTCTTTAAAGGCATACCGAGGATCCCATCTGCTTGCCTCTCATTAATCTTTAAGCTAATAATTAAATTAATTCTTGCTTCAGTTGTATCTTTAGAATTTTCAATCAAATCAATTACTTTTCTAAGATTATTTGTAGCTTGGATTAGAGCCTCTACTATCTCTTGTCTATTTTTAATATTTTTAAGTAAATAATTACTTCTGAGTAAAATAGTATTTTCTCTAAATTCTAAAAAATTATTTAATAATGTTCTTAACGTAAGTTGTACTGGCTGGCCATTAACTAATGCAAGTAAAATGGCACCAAAGTTGCTTTGTAAAGCAGTTTTTTGATACAAAAAATCTAGAATTTTTTTTGGATCAGAATCTCTTTTAACTTCAACAAGAATTCGCATTCCATCTCGATCACTTTCATCTCTAATATCTGCTATTCCCGAAACTTTTCCATTATTTACAAGGTCAGCTAATTTTTCAATCCAGCCAGCTTTGTTTAATTGATATGGTAGTTCTGAAATAATAATCCCACTTCTTTTGTGTTTACCCTTTCCAGGATTAATTTCTTCAATGTGAGCTATTCCTCTCATGGTTATACTTCCTCTCCCTTTTGTGTAAGTTTCTTTTATTCCGCTACTTATCAATATCTCACCACCCGTTGGAAAGTCAGGTCCAGGTATCATTTCTAATAATTTTTCTTCGTTTAGTGAAGGTTTTTTTATTATTGCTATTAAGGCCTCTACTACCTCATTCAAATTGTGTGGAGGAATGCTTGTAGCCATTCCAACAGCAATCCCTGTACTTCCATTTAAGATGAGGAAAGGTAATTGAGCGGGTAAAACATCTGGTTCTTGTTGTGAGCCATCAAAATTTGGTGAAAAATCAACAGTTTCTTGATCTATTTCACTTAAAATTGCATCGTTAGATATTGGCGCAAGTCTAGTTTCCGTATATCTCATTGCTGCAGGAGGATCATCATCAATAGATCCAAAGTTTCCGTGACCATCAAGAATTGGATATCTTGAATTAAATATTTGAACTTGTCTTACAAGTGCATCGTAGACAGCTTGATCTCCATGTGGATGATATTTGCCAAGAACATCTCCTACAACACGAGCACATTTCCTGTAAGGTCTTTCGGGCGTAAGTCCTAATTCGTGCATTGCAAAAAGAATTCTTCTTTGCACCGGTTTCAATCCATCTCTCGCGTCTGGCAATGCTCTCCCAACGATTACGCTCATTGCGTACTCGAGATAAGAACGCTGCATTTCCTGATGCAACGATATA encodes the following:
- a CDS encoding DNA topoisomerase (ATP-hydrolyzing) subunit A, whose product is MAKERLKPISLHQEMQRSYLEYAMSVIVGRALPDARDGLKPVQRRILFAMHELGLTPERPYRKCARVVGDVLGKYHPHGDQAVYDALVRQVQIFNSRYPILDGHGNFGSIDDDPPAAMRYTETRLAPISNDAILSEIDQETVDFSPNFDGSQQEPDVLPAQLPFLILNGSTGIAVGMATSIPPHNLNEVVEALIAIIKKPSLNEEKLLEMIPGPDFPTGGEILISSGIKETYTKGRGSITMRGIAHIEEINPGKGKHKRSGIIISELPYQLNKAGWIEKLADLVNNGKVSGIADIRDESDRDGMRILVEVKRDSDPKKILDFLYQKTALQSNFGAILLALVNGQPVQLTLRTLLNNFLEFRENTILLRSNYLLKNIKNRQEIVEALIQATNNLRKVIDLIENSKDTTEARINLIISLKINERQADGILGMPLKKITSLEKDSLKNEIKDLKNKRAELELIINNKENLMKVMIKELKDLKKRFGSKRRTKLIEGGDALIAEKMANQRPNKELQRINALKELSTDSEIIIQSNNEIKIVPSLTIKKLKLKESDQERKDILPAKLIWPIKDEPKILAVSQEGKIGLIKWEFAGQKPGPLKRFLPAGLENDKIINLIPLTEIQDISIGLISTDGKFKRISINEISDISNRSTTILKLKDSVKLQSCILCKENSYLYIVSDIGRIIKIKIVENDFPLMSKLAQGTNIIKLFPNENIVKALSFKEEEKKQNKDLILITNKGYFIKHSIKEITISKKGALGTMGIHFKDNKTIKERVIDCFINNKHVYISTDNAKYQKLKTDQIDNSSYKKQNRLNIELNNNEFLKSSFSMKLPEQN